The DNA sequence GAACGGCGTATAGAAAATGTTAACAGGGGATGATAGAGCTTTTTAAAAAATCTCGCAACCCAAGGTTCGGTTTCTGGCAAGTTACCGTAAGGCAAAAGAATTGCACATAAAGCTGGAGTCACCGTCAATGCTGTCACGCTAGAAGCGAGAACTGCTGCTAGATATCCCAACCCCATTGGAATAAAAATGCTACCTTCTACGCCACTCAAAGCAAAAATTGGAGAGAAGACAACTATTGTAATTATCGTAGCTCCAAATACTGAATCGCGCACCTCCTGACAGCCGTCAAATACAACATCTAGAACAGGACGCGGGTTAGGAGAGTATTTATTTTCTCGCAGGTTACGAAAGACATTTTCAGCATCGACAATCGCATCATCAACTGCTGAACCAATTGCTACTGCTAACCCTCCCAAAGTCATCGTATTTAAACCTTGTCCCAACCAATTCAGTGCCAGTACTCCTATTAGTAAAGACAAGGGAAGAGCAGTTAAACAAATAGCCAAGTTGCGCCAATTCATCAAAAACGGAATGAGAATAATCGCAACAATAATGCTGCCTTCAACTAAAGCTTCTCTAACATTTTCAATAGAAGAATCGATATAGTTTTCTTGACGAAATGTTGGGTGTACCTGAACGTCTTTAGGTAAGCCTGCTTTAATCTCTTCCATCGCCCTTTCTATGGCGCGGGTAACAGTGGGAGTATCAGCTTGCGGCTGTTTATTAATCATGACAATAATTGCCTTTTGACCGTTAAAGGTGCCATCGCCCCGTTTAATAGCTGCACCAATTTGCACATTAGTGACATCGGATAACTTAATAGGCGTACCATTGCGCGAGGTAATGACTGATTGCTGTAATTCTTCGATAGATTCAATCCGCCCAATACCCCGAATTAACTTTTCTCGGTCAGGGGTGATAAAATAGCCACCAGGAGCATTGACATTGGCAGCAGAAGCTGCTTCTACTATGTTTTGTAAAGTAATATTAAATGCTTTTAATTTCTCTGGATCAACCAATACTTGATATTGACGACTATCACCACCGTATGCTACTACCTGGCTAACGCCGGGGACAGCCAAAAGGCGGTTTGTCACTTGCCAATCAACAATACGCCGCACTTCCATTAAAGGAGTGCTTTGAGAAGTAAAGGCATACTGTAGTACAGTGCCAATGGGGGAACTGGTAGGGGAAATTTGTGGCGTTTCTACCCCGGATGGAAGCTTACTTTGAGCTTGTTGCAATCGCTCTGTTACTAGCTGGCGAGCTTGATAGATATCGGTTCCCCAGTTAAAAATGACTTTGACAACAGAAATGCCCGCCGCACTCGAAGAGCGTACCGCAGTGATGCCCGGAGTCCCGTTAATTGCACTTTCAATTGGTAAAGTTACCAGGGATTCCAATTCTTCGGGAGCAAGTCCCGGTGCTTCAGTTTGAATTTCGACTTGGGGGGGCGCAAAGCTGGGGAAGACATCCAGAGGCATTTGGATAATTGTCCTAAATATCCAAAACATCAGGATAATTGCACTTAAAACGACTAGCCAACGGCGAGCGATCGCCCATTTAATGATGGAATTGAGCATTTTTTAGACCCCTGGCTGGGATATTTGCTTTCCAATGCTGCTCAACCAGTTGGGATGAGAGCGATGTTAATGGTTAAGCACTACTCATAATTTCTCAGAAGAAGATGAAATTGGGATGAAATCTAGTTTGACGAAGATTTTTTTAAGTCTAGTTTGCAAAACAATATAAAAACTTGCATGGGACTTTGTAAAAAACTAAGCTCAAATTAGCTCCAAACTTAGATGTGATAAAGGTTTTACATCGATTCATCACTTTTCCTTGATTGAACTGAACTTGAGACATTTTTAGCTCATCGACGTATTTCCCTTATTGGGACTTAGACAAAAAACACCCATAAACAAACCTCAAATCTATATACAGAAAGACTTTGACATCATTTCGCCTAGTTTTTTGATATATTTGGGTTTCAACCATTTTTGAGCATTTGGTGTATTTCCCTTACCCTGTATGGGTTTGAGGCTTGTTTATCCCTCAAAAATGTTTAAGTTCCGTTATCTGCCAAGGATTTCAGGTACTTTTCCAGTCCGAATTTTCTAAAGTCCCAATAACTAGACTTCTTGCAAAAGTCAAAAAATCGTGAATGTCATTCTGTAAGCGCAAGCGCACACTACGTGTTCGCCGTAAACAAATCACCTCAAAATCTCACTTGCGACGATTGAAGTTTGACATAAATGGTCGCTCAAAAATTAAATAAAACCAATAAGCAATGAGTAAGGATACTGCTATACCCATCAAGTAAGATGTTGTCGCAAACATGAAGGGCGTCATATTTAGACTATAAAGAAAGTAACGTAGCATTGTGATGACTGGTCCGTGGGTGAG is a window from the Brasilonema sennae CENA114 genome containing:
- a CDS encoding efflux RND transporter permease subunit, yielding MLNSIIKWAIARRWLVVLSAIILMFWIFRTIIQMPLDVFPSFAPPQVEIQTEAPGLAPEELESLVTLPIESAINGTPGITAVRSSSAAGISVVKVIFNWGTDIYQARQLVTERLQQAQSKLPSGVETPQISPTSSPIGTVLQYAFTSQSTPLMEVRRIVDWQVTNRLLAVPGVSQVVAYGGDSRQYQVLVDPEKLKAFNITLQNIVEAASAANVNAPGGYFITPDREKLIRGIGRIESIEELQQSVITSRNGTPIKLSDVTNVQIGAAIKRGDGTFNGQKAIIVMINKQPQADTPTVTRAIERAMEEIKAGLPKDVQVHPTFRQENYIDSSIENVREALVEGSIIVAIILIPFLMNWRNLAICLTALPLSLLIGVLALNWLGQGLNTMTLGGLAVAIGSAVDDAIVDAENVFRNLRENKYSPNPRPVLDVVFDGCQEVRDSVFGATIITIVVFSPIFALSGVEGSIFIPMGLGYLAAVLASSVTALTVTPALCAILLPYGNLPETEPWVARFFKKLYHPLLTFSIRRSGIIIAVAAASLVAATVIFPSFGRVFLPEFQEQTLVNTVLLYPGVSLEATNSAGYAIQDALKGDSRFPYVQLRSGRAPGDADAAGVNLGHLDIELSDSGMKDREATIEKLREEFAKLPGVAPNIGGFISHRMDEVLSGVRSAIAVKIFGSELEQLRTIGSQVDEVMKTVNGIVDLQLEPQVPVEQIQIKFNRGAASRYGLTVGKLSEIIETALNGRVVSQVLENQQTFDLVVWLKPDARQNLDTINNLLVDTPGGNKIPLAQVAAIDNGTGPNTINRENVSRLIVVSANASGRDLRSIVNEIQTKVKQQVQIPSGYYIQYAGQFEAQERATQNILIFSAIAFVVITVIMYLSVKSIPSTAMIMINLPLALVGGIFSVALTGSVISIASLVGFVTLFGVATRNGLLLVDNYNTKYAEGMAFKEVLMKGSMERLNAILMTAFTSALGLAPLVVESGPGKEILQPLSIVVLGGLFTSTALTLVVLPALYAKFGRILLPKRTMPVVANGKAVGAVLEN